A genome region from Streptomyces pratensis includes the following:
- a CDS encoding MFS transporter has product MGGGRPARHRTPFAAVLAANSISTAGTSLTLIGVPWFVLETTGSAARAGVVAFCATLPIVVAALVGGPVIDRVGRRRVAVASDTVCGAAVAAVPLLHHAGALEFWMLCALMALNGLAHTPGNTARYVLVPDLAEHAGTTLARAASLFDAVSRGARMVGAALAGVLIAVVGAETVLLLDAATFALSALLVAAGVRGVRAAEPRKASSPVSLRAYRAELSEGYAYLLGNRLLLAVVVMVMFMNGTDQGWNAVLLPVHAEGELGGATDLGLLTALFGAGGLTGALLYGAVGHRFSRRAVFTVCVVLCGAPRFVVAALTGTTVPLAVTMALGGIAGGMLNPILTTVTYERVPEELRSRVSGALTAGCELAMPVGGLAAGLLVEGVGATGALLAMGGVYFLATLSPLVFPAWRGMEVPKPQVSSSGPSLPGPGPAARTPRPSAS; this is encoded by the coding sequence GTGGGCGGGGGGAGACCGGCGCGGCACCGCACGCCGTTCGCCGCCGTTCTGGCGGCGAACTCGATATCCACGGCCGGCACCTCACTGACCCTGATCGGGGTCCCGTGGTTCGTCCTGGAGACCACGGGGAGCGCCGCCCGGGCCGGCGTCGTCGCCTTCTGCGCGACCCTGCCGATCGTCGTGGCCGCCCTCGTGGGCGGACCCGTCATCGACCGGGTGGGACGGCGCCGGGTCGCCGTCGCCTCCGACACGGTCTGCGGCGCCGCCGTCGCGGCCGTCCCCCTGCTGCACCACGCGGGCGCGCTCGAATTCTGGATGCTCTGCGCGCTGATGGCGCTGAACGGACTGGCCCACACGCCGGGCAACACGGCGCGCTACGTCCTGGTACCCGACCTGGCCGAACACGCGGGAACCACGCTCGCCCGCGCCGCCAGCCTCTTCGACGCGGTGTCGCGTGGGGCGCGCATGGTCGGCGCGGCGCTGGCGGGCGTACTGATCGCCGTCGTCGGCGCCGAGACGGTGCTCCTGCTGGACGCCGCCACGTTCGCGCTGTCCGCACTGCTCGTCGCGGCGGGCGTACGCGGAGTCCGCGCGGCCGAGCCCCGCAAGGCGTCCTCCCCGGTGTCCCTCCGCGCGTACCGCGCCGAACTGAGTGAGGGATACGCCTACTTGCTGGGGAACAGGCTCCTGCTCGCCGTCGTCGTCATGGTGATGTTCATGAACGGCACCGACCAGGGCTGGAACGCCGTCCTGCTGCCCGTGCACGCCGAGGGTGAGCTCGGCGGGGCGACGGACCTGGGGCTGCTCACCGCGCTGTTCGGCGCCGGCGGGCTGACCGGCGCCCTGTTGTACGGGGCGGTGGGGCACCGCTTCTCGCGGCGGGCGGTGTTCACCGTGTGCGTGGTGCTCTGCGGCGCACCGAGATTCGTGGTCGCCGCGCTGACGGGGACGACGGTGCCGCTCGCGGTCACGATGGCGCTGGGCGGCATCGCCGGCGGCATGCTCAATCCGATCCTGACGACCGTCACGTACGAACGCGTCCCCGAGGAACTGCGCAGCAGGGTGTCCGGCGCGCTCACGGCGGGCTGCGAGCTCGCCATGCCGGTGGGCGGCCTGGCGGCCGGCCTGCTGGTCGAGGGCGTGGGCGCGACAGGGGCGCTGCTCGCGATGGGCGGGGTGTACTTCCTGGCGACGCTGAGCCCGCTCGTCTTTCCCGCCTGGCGCGGTATGGAGGTTCCGAAGCCGCAGGTCAGCAGCTCGGGACCTTCCCTCCCTGGTCCAGGGCCCGCAGCGAGGACACCGCGCCCTTCAGCGTCGTGA